The Borrelia turicatae 91E135 genome has a window encoding:
- a CDS encoding Vsp/OspC family lipoprotein yields the protein MKRITLSALLMTLFLLMSCNNSGTSPKDGQAAKSDGTILDLATITKNIKDTVAFAKSVKEVHTLVKSIDELAKAIGKKIQNNGTLTDDGSTDKNTSLMSGVYSIVLDIDKKSKALSVLESFKEQILDEKIISFTTAIKAFLDKLKSKHAELGVDQGAATKDNAQKAIDRVNKADGENGAKELGELNTAVDALLKAAEATVTSAINALSTPAKSESTKPSNT from the coding sequence ATGAAAAGAATTACTTTAAGTGCGTTATTAATGACTTTATTTTTACTCATGTCTTGTAATAATTCAGGGACTTCTCCTAAAGATGGGCAAGCAGCTAAATCTGATGGCACAATCCTTGACCTAGCTACAATAACTAAGAACATAAAGGACACTGTTGCTTTTGCTAAGAGTGTTAAAGAAGTTCATACTTTAGTTAAGTCCATTGATGAGCTTGCTAAGGCTATTGGGAAGAAAATTCAAAATAACGGTACTCTTACTGATGATGGTAGTACTGATAAAAATACTTCATTGATGTCAGGAGTTTATAGTATTGTATTAGATATAGATAAGAAATCAAAAGCTTTAAGCGTTTTGGAATCTTTTAAAGAACAAATTTTGGATGAGAAAATAATTAGTTTTACAACTGCAATTAAGGCATTTCTGGATAAACTCAAGAGCAAACATGCTGAGTTAGGGGTTGATCAAGGAGCTGCTACTAAAGATAATGCACAAAAAGCTATAGATCGTGTAAATAAAGCTGATGGGGAAAACGGAGCTAAAGAGCTTGGTGAACTAAACACAGCAGTTGATGCGTTGTTAAAGGCTGCTGAAGCCACAGTAACATCTGCAATTAATGCGCTTTCAACACCTGCTAAGTCAGAGAGCACTAAGCCTTCTAACACCTAA